One window from the genome of Hippocampus zosterae strain Florida chromosome 7, ASM2543408v3, whole genome shotgun sequence encodes:
- the zgc:91944 gene encoding homeobox-containing protein 1 isoform X4: MSSECKLAQFFGFLPQKCVSLWYFCMECKWVHSTVFTAQPEVIINQTYLTAVVSGEEGGGHKSRLLYCICIEYCCIAQRQHDPAVGLPYPFVKGRAIWGGTEAFFLSTDFPTRSGQRPASRRQLSVHRRRGEVQAERKSLPSGAMRHWCVPAATRSTEPLPGRLSVSPPPSDVRTECCRVEPRYTIEQIDLLQRLRLSGMTKPQIVHALESLERLDPDQRPPHCDSHPAPSNNNNNDTLATASAPAPSSSSSASSLSLTSATTQTSGLDGAALSPSNSFEASPPPLYPTSVAVQRSFSYDMVGEEEWDLEEKVEEYMRRDSNLVKEEIKTFLNNRRISQAIVGQVTGISQSYISQWLLQQGLEMSDSKRRAFYRWYLLERNNPGATLSMRSMVKEEPDWRAGIMADRPAIVGAPLRLRRGSRFTWRKECQAIMESFFVENQYPDEAKREEIANACNSVIQKPGCKLSEFERVTALKVYNWFANRRKEMKRRANIAAILESHGIEVPSPSCHSNGEEGEMQEFTDQVNQRFSEQEEAPTQRTVEQQDSSVKAAPEALPGSAVQVAEQKDKDPKRETVDEE, translated from the exons ATGTCCTCTGAGTGTAAACTTGCTCAGTTTTTCGGGTTTTTGCCCCAAAAGTGTGTTTCTTTGTGGTATTTTTGCATGGAATGCAAGTGGGTCCACAGTACTGTGTTTACAGCTCAACCGGAAGTCATAATAAACCAGACGTACTTGACGGCGGTGGTGTCGGGTGAagagggggggggtcataaatcGAGACTCCTTTACTGTATTTGCATAGAGTATTGCTGCATAGCCCAAAGACAACATGACCCAGCGGTGGGTTTGCCTTACCCGTTTGTAAAAGGTCGGGCAATTTGGGGGGGAacagaagccttttttttgtcgACAGATTTTCCCACTCGCAGTGGTCAACGTCCAGCCAGCCGGCGGCAACTGTCCGTCCACCGCCGCCGAGGG GAGGTCCAAGCAGAGCGGAAGTCTTTGCCGAGCGGAGCCATGCGACACTGGTGTGTCCCCGCTGCGACCCGAAGCACGGAGCCACTCCCGGGGCGCCTCTCCGTGTCGCCCCCTCCATCAG ATGTCAGAACGGAGTGCTGCAGGGTGGAGCCACGCTACACTATCGAGCAGATCGACCTCCTGCAGCGTCTGCGCCTCTCTGGCATGACCAAACCCCAGATCGTCCATGCCTTGGAGTCTCTGGAGAGGCTCGACCCGGACCAGCGCCCGCCTCACTGTGACTCCCACCCGGCCCCTtccaataataacaacaacgatACGCTCGCCACTGCCTCCGCCCCGGCGCCGTCCTCTTCGTCGTCcgcctcctctctctccctcacctCGGCCACCACGCAGACCTCGGGCCTAGACGGTGCCGCGCTGTCCCCGAGCAACAGCTTTGAGGCCTCACCTCCTCCCCTGTACCCCACCAGCGTGGCTGTGCAGCGCTCGTTCAGCTACGACATGGTCGGGGAGGAGGAGTGGGACCTGGAAGAGAAAGTGGAGGAATACATGAG GAGGGACAGCAATCTAGTAAAAGAGGAGATCAAAACCTTCCTCAACAACCGACGGATCTCTCAGGCAATTGTGGGACAAGTTACAG GTATTAGTCAGAGTTACATCTCGCAGTGGTTGCTGCAGCAGGGCCTGGAGATGAGCGACTCCAAACGCAGAGCTTTTTACCGCTGGTACCTGCTGGAGAGAAATAACCCAG GCGCAACTTTATCGATGCGGTCAATGGTGAAGGAGGAACCTGACTGGCGGGCGGGCATCATGGCCGACCGGCCGGCGATAGTCGGGGCGCCGCTGAGGTTGCGTCGAGGAAGCCGCTTCACCTGGAGGAAGGAGTGCCAGGCCATCATGGAGAG CTTTTTTGTGGAGAACCAGTACCCCGATGAGGCAAAGCGGGAGGAGATCGCCAACGCCTGCAACTCGGTCATCCAGAAACCAG GTTGCAAACTGTCCGAGTTTGAGCGTGTGACGGCGTTAAAGGTGTACAACTGGTTCGCTAACCGCCGCAAGGAGATGAAGCGGCGAGCCAATATCG CTGCCATTTTGGAAAGCCACGGCATTGAGGTCCCGAGTCCGAGCTGCCACTCCAACGGCGAAGAGGGGGAGATGCAAGAGTTCACCGATCAGGTCAATCAACGTTTCTCAGAGCAG GAAGAGGCACCCACCCAAAGAACGGTGGAGCAACAAGACTCCTCCGTCAAGGCCGCCCCCGAGGCCCTCCCCGGCTCCGCCGTACAAGTGGCAGAACAGAAAGACAAGGATCCAAAAAGGGAAACTGTGGATGAAGAGTGA
- the zgc:91944 gene encoding homeobox-containing protein 1 isoform X2: MSSECKLAQFFGFLPQKCVSLWYFCMECKWVHSTVFTAQPEVIINQTYLTAVVSGEEGGGHKSRLLYCICIEYCCIAQRQHDPAVGLPYPFVKGRAIWGGTEAFFLSTDFPTRSGQRPASRRQLSVHRRRGEVQAERKSLPSGAMRHWCVPAATRSTEPLPGRLSVSPPPSDVRTECCRVEPRYTIEQIDLLQRLRLSGMTKPQIVHALESLERLDPDQRPPHCDSHPAPSNNNNNDTLATASAPAPSSSSSASSLSLTSATTQTSGLDGAALSPSNSFEASPPPLYPTSVAVQRSFSYDMVGEEEWDLEEKVEEYMRRDSNLVKEEIKTFLNNRRISQAIVGQVTGISQSYISQWLLQQGLEMSDSKRRAFYRWYLLERNNPGLRWNESQHSVSPRARGGDRDGLAAGASGCLPNPNTNLNPNSNPVWSRQRELLMHLLPWYTATAAQPGATLSMRSMVKEEPDWRAGIMADRPAIVGAPLRLRRGSRFTWRKECQAIMESFFVENQYPDEAKREEIANACNSVIQKPGCKLSEFERVTALKVYNWFANRRKEMKRRANIAAILESHGIEVPSPSCHSNGEEGEMQEFTDQVNQRFSEQEEAPTQRTVEQQDSSVKAAPEALPGSAVQVAEQKDKDPKRETVDEE; this comes from the exons ATGTCCTCTGAGTGTAAACTTGCTCAGTTTTTCGGGTTTTTGCCCCAAAAGTGTGTTTCTTTGTGGTATTTTTGCATGGAATGCAAGTGGGTCCACAGTACTGTGTTTACAGCTCAACCGGAAGTCATAATAAACCAGACGTACTTGACGGCGGTGGTGTCGGGTGAagagggggggggtcataaatcGAGACTCCTTTACTGTATTTGCATAGAGTATTGCTGCATAGCCCAAAGACAACATGACCCAGCGGTGGGTTTGCCTTACCCGTTTGTAAAAGGTCGGGCAATTTGGGGGGGAacagaagccttttttttgtcgACAGATTTTCCCACTCGCAGTGGTCAACGTCCAGCCAGCCGGCGGCAACTGTCCGTCCACCGCCGCCGAGGG GAGGTCCAAGCAGAGCGGAAGTCTTTGCCGAGCGGAGCCATGCGACACTGGTGTGTCCCCGCTGCGACCCGAAGCACGGAGCCACTCCCGGGGCGCCTCTCCGTGTCGCCCCCTCCATCAG ATGTCAGAACGGAGTGCTGCAGGGTGGAGCCACGCTACACTATCGAGCAGATCGACCTCCTGCAGCGTCTGCGCCTCTCTGGCATGACCAAACCCCAGATCGTCCATGCCTTGGAGTCTCTGGAGAGGCTCGACCCGGACCAGCGCCCGCCTCACTGTGACTCCCACCCGGCCCCTtccaataataacaacaacgatACGCTCGCCACTGCCTCCGCCCCGGCGCCGTCCTCTTCGTCGTCcgcctcctctctctccctcacctCGGCCACCACGCAGACCTCGGGCCTAGACGGTGCCGCGCTGTCCCCGAGCAACAGCTTTGAGGCCTCACCTCCTCCCCTGTACCCCACCAGCGTGGCTGTGCAGCGCTCGTTCAGCTACGACATGGTCGGGGAGGAGGAGTGGGACCTGGAAGAGAAAGTGGAGGAATACATGAG GAGGGACAGCAATCTAGTAAAAGAGGAGATCAAAACCTTCCTCAACAACCGACGGATCTCTCAGGCAATTGTGGGACAAGTTACAG GTATTAGTCAGAGTTACATCTCGCAGTGGTTGCTGCAGCAGGGCCTGGAGATGAGCGACTCCAAACGCAGAGCTTTTTACCGCTGGTACCTGCTGGAGAGAAATAACCCAG GGCTGAGGTGGAACGAAAGCCAGCACAGCGTGAGCCCCAGGGCCAGGGGAGGGGACAGAGACGGGCTGGCAGCGGGGGCAAGTGGCTGCCTCCCCAACCCCAACACCAACCTCAACCCAAACTCCAACCCCGTGTGGAGCAGGCAGAGAGAGCTGCTGATGCACTTGTTGCCGTGGTACACTGCCACCGCAGCCCAGCCAG GCGCAACTTTATCGATGCGGTCAATGGTGAAGGAGGAACCTGACTGGCGGGCGGGCATCATGGCCGACCGGCCGGCGATAGTCGGGGCGCCGCTGAGGTTGCGTCGAGGAAGCCGCTTCACCTGGAGGAAGGAGTGCCAGGCCATCATGGAGAG CTTTTTTGTGGAGAACCAGTACCCCGATGAGGCAAAGCGGGAGGAGATCGCCAACGCCTGCAACTCGGTCATCCAGAAACCAG GTTGCAAACTGTCCGAGTTTGAGCGTGTGACGGCGTTAAAGGTGTACAACTGGTTCGCTAACCGCCGCAAGGAGATGAAGCGGCGAGCCAATATCG CTGCCATTTTGGAAAGCCACGGCATTGAGGTCCCGAGTCCGAGCTGCCACTCCAACGGCGAAGAGGGGGAGATGCAAGAGTTCACCGATCAGGTCAATCAACGTTTCTCAGAGCAG GAAGAGGCACCCACCCAAAGAACGGTGGAGCAACAAGACTCCTCCGTCAAGGCCGCCCCCGAGGCCCTCCCCGGCTCCGCCGTACAAGTGGCAGAACAGAAAGACAAGGATCCAAAAAGGGAAACTGTGGATGAAGAGTGA
- the zgc:91944 gene encoding homeobox-containing protein 1 isoform X3, with protein MSSECKLAQFFGFLPQKCVSLWYFCMECKWVHSTVFTAQPEVIINQTYLTAVVSGEEGGGHKSRLLYCICIEYCCIAQRQHDPAVGLPYPFVKGRAIWGGTEAFFLSTDFPTRSGQRPASRRQLSVHRRRGEVQAERKSLPSGAMRHWCVPAATRSTEPLPGRLSVSPPPSDVRTECCRVEPRYTIEQIDLLQRLRLSGMTKPQIVHALESLERLDPDQRPPHCDSHPAPSNNNNNDTLATASAPAPSSSSSASSLSLTSATTQTSGLDGAALSPSNSFEASPPPLYPTSVAVQRSFSYDMVGEEEWDLEEKVEEYMRRDSNLVKEEIKTFLNNRRISQAIVGQVTGISQSYISQWLLQQGLEMSDSKRRAFYRWYLLERNNPGATLSMRSMVKEEPDWRAGIMADRPAIVGAPLRLRRGSRFTWRKECQAIMESFFVENQYPDEAKREEIANACNSVIQKPGCKLSEFERVTALKVYNWFANRRKEMKRRANIEAAILESHGIEVPSPSCHSNGEEGEMQEFTDQVNQRFSEQEEAPTQRTVEQQDSSVKAAPEALPGSAVQVAEQKDKDPKRETVDEE; from the exons ATGTCCTCTGAGTGTAAACTTGCTCAGTTTTTCGGGTTTTTGCCCCAAAAGTGTGTTTCTTTGTGGTATTTTTGCATGGAATGCAAGTGGGTCCACAGTACTGTGTTTACAGCTCAACCGGAAGTCATAATAAACCAGACGTACTTGACGGCGGTGGTGTCGGGTGAagagggggggggtcataaatcGAGACTCCTTTACTGTATTTGCATAGAGTATTGCTGCATAGCCCAAAGACAACATGACCCAGCGGTGGGTTTGCCTTACCCGTTTGTAAAAGGTCGGGCAATTTGGGGGGGAacagaagccttttttttgtcgACAGATTTTCCCACTCGCAGTGGTCAACGTCCAGCCAGCCGGCGGCAACTGTCCGTCCACCGCCGCCGAGGG GAGGTCCAAGCAGAGCGGAAGTCTTTGCCGAGCGGAGCCATGCGACACTGGTGTGTCCCCGCTGCGACCCGAAGCACGGAGCCACTCCCGGGGCGCCTCTCCGTGTCGCCCCCTCCATCAG ATGTCAGAACGGAGTGCTGCAGGGTGGAGCCACGCTACACTATCGAGCAGATCGACCTCCTGCAGCGTCTGCGCCTCTCTGGCATGACCAAACCCCAGATCGTCCATGCCTTGGAGTCTCTGGAGAGGCTCGACCCGGACCAGCGCCCGCCTCACTGTGACTCCCACCCGGCCCCTtccaataataacaacaacgatACGCTCGCCACTGCCTCCGCCCCGGCGCCGTCCTCTTCGTCGTCcgcctcctctctctccctcacctCGGCCACCACGCAGACCTCGGGCCTAGACGGTGCCGCGCTGTCCCCGAGCAACAGCTTTGAGGCCTCACCTCCTCCCCTGTACCCCACCAGCGTGGCTGTGCAGCGCTCGTTCAGCTACGACATGGTCGGGGAGGAGGAGTGGGACCTGGAAGAGAAAGTGGAGGAATACATGAG GAGGGACAGCAATCTAGTAAAAGAGGAGATCAAAACCTTCCTCAACAACCGACGGATCTCTCAGGCAATTGTGGGACAAGTTACAG GTATTAGTCAGAGTTACATCTCGCAGTGGTTGCTGCAGCAGGGCCTGGAGATGAGCGACTCCAAACGCAGAGCTTTTTACCGCTGGTACCTGCTGGAGAGAAATAACCCAG GCGCAACTTTATCGATGCGGTCAATGGTGAAGGAGGAACCTGACTGGCGGGCGGGCATCATGGCCGACCGGCCGGCGATAGTCGGGGCGCCGCTGAGGTTGCGTCGAGGAAGCCGCTTCACCTGGAGGAAGGAGTGCCAGGCCATCATGGAGAG CTTTTTTGTGGAGAACCAGTACCCCGATGAGGCAAAGCGGGAGGAGATCGCCAACGCCTGCAACTCGGTCATCCAGAAACCAG GTTGCAAACTGTCCGAGTTTGAGCGTGTGACGGCGTTAAAGGTGTACAACTGGTTCGCTAACCGCCGCAAGGAGATGAAGCGGCGAGCCAATATCG AAGCTGCCATTTTGGAAAGCCACGGCATTGAGGTCCCGAGTCCGAGCTGCCACTCCAACGGCGAAGAGGGGGAGATGCAAGAGTTCACCGATCAGGTCAATCAACGTTTCTCAGAGCAG GAAGAGGCACCCACCCAAAGAACGGTGGAGCAACAAGACTCCTCCGTCAAGGCCGCCCCCGAGGCCCTCCCCGGCTCCGCCGTACAAGTGGCAGAACAGAAAGACAAGGATCCAAAAAGGGAAACTGTGGATGAAGAGTGA
- the zgc:91944 gene encoding homeobox-containing protein 1 isoform X1, with translation MSSECKLAQFFGFLPQKCVSLWYFCMECKWVHSTVFTAQPEVIINQTYLTAVVSGEEGGGHKSRLLYCICIEYCCIAQRQHDPAVGLPYPFVKGRAIWGGTEAFFLSTDFPTRSGQRPASRRQLSVHRRRGEVQAERKSLPSGAMRHWCVPAATRSTEPLPGRLSVSPPPSDVRTECCRVEPRYTIEQIDLLQRLRLSGMTKPQIVHALESLERLDPDQRPPHCDSHPAPSNNNNNDTLATASAPAPSSSSSASSLSLTSATTQTSGLDGAALSPSNSFEASPPPLYPTSVAVQRSFSYDMVGEEEWDLEEKVEEYMRRDSNLVKEEIKTFLNNRRISQAIVGQVTGISQSYISQWLLQQGLEMSDSKRRAFYRWYLLERNNPGLRWNESQHSVSPRARGGDRDGLAAGASGCLPNPNTNLNPNSNPVWSRQRELLMHLLPWYTATAAQPGATLSMRSMVKEEPDWRAGIMADRPAIVGAPLRLRRGSRFTWRKECQAIMESFFVENQYPDEAKREEIANACNSVIQKPGCKLSEFERVTALKVYNWFANRRKEMKRRANIEAAILESHGIEVPSPSCHSNGEEGEMQEFTDQVNQRFSEQEEAPTQRTVEQQDSSVKAAPEALPGSAVQVAEQKDKDPKRETVDEE, from the exons ATGTCCTCTGAGTGTAAACTTGCTCAGTTTTTCGGGTTTTTGCCCCAAAAGTGTGTTTCTTTGTGGTATTTTTGCATGGAATGCAAGTGGGTCCACAGTACTGTGTTTACAGCTCAACCGGAAGTCATAATAAACCAGACGTACTTGACGGCGGTGGTGTCGGGTGAagagggggggggtcataaatcGAGACTCCTTTACTGTATTTGCATAGAGTATTGCTGCATAGCCCAAAGACAACATGACCCAGCGGTGGGTTTGCCTTACCCGTTTGTAAAAGGTCGGGCAATTTGGGGGGGAacagaagccttttttttgtcgACAGATTTTCCCACTCGCAGTGGTCAACGTCCAGCCAGCCGGCGGCAACTGTCCGTCCACCGCCGCCGAGGG GAGGTCCAAGCAGAGCGGAAGTCTTTGCCGAGCGGAGCCATGCGACACTGGTGTGTCCCCGCTGCGACCCGAAGCACGGAGCCACTCCCGGGGCGCCTCTCCGTGTCGCCCCCTCCATCAG ATGTCAGAACGGAGTGCTGCAGGGTGGAGCCACGCTACACTATCGAGCAGATCGACCTCCTGCAGCGTCTGCGCCTCTCTGGCATGACCAAACCCCAGATCGTCCATGCCTTGGAGTCTCTGGAGAGGCTCGACCCGGACCAGCGCCCGCCTCACTGTGACTCCCACCCGGCCCCTtccaataataacaacaacgatACGCTCGCCACTGCCTCCGCCCCGGCGCCGTCCTCTTCGTCGTCcgcctcctctctctccctcacctCGGCCACCACGCAGACCTCGGGCCTAGACGGTGCCGCGCTGTCCCCGAGCAACAGCTTTGAGGCCTCACCTCCTCCCCTGTACCCCACCAGCGTGGCTGTGCAGCGCTCGTTCAGCTACGACATGGTCGGGGAGGAGGAGTGGGACCTGGAAGAGAAAGTGGAGGAATACATGAG GAGGGACAGCAATCTAGTAAAAGAGGAGATCAAAACCTTCCTCAACAACCGACGGATCTCTCAGGCAATTGTGGGACAAGTTACAG GTATTAGTCAGAGTTACATCTCGCAGTGGTTGCTGCAGCAGGGCCTGGAGATGAGCGACTCCAAACGCAGAGCTTTTTACCGCTGGTACCTGCTGGAGAGAAATAACCCAG GGCTGAGGTGGAACGAAAGCCAGCACAGCGTGAGCCCCAGGGCCAGGGGAGGGGACAGAGACGGGCTGGCAGCGGGGGCAAGTGGCTGCCTCCCCAACCCCAACACCAACCTCAACCCAAACTCCAACCCCGTGTGGAGCAGGCAGAGAGAGCTGCTGATGCACTTGTTGCCGTGGTACACTGCCACCGCAGCCCAGCCAG GCGCAACTTTATCGATGCGGTCAATGGTGAAGGAGGAACCTGACTGGCGGGCGGGCATCATGGCCGACCGGCCGGCGATAGTCGGGGCGCCGCTGAGGTTGCGTCGAGGAAGCCGCTTCACCTGGAGGAAGGAGTGCCAGGCCATCATGGAGAG CTTTTTTGTGGAGAACCAGTACCCCGATGAGGCAAAGCGGGAGGAGATCGCCAACGCCTGCAACTCGGTCATCCAGAAACCAG GTTGCAAACTGTCCGAGTTTGAGCGTGTGACGGCGTTAAAGGTGTACAACTGGTTCGCTAACCGCCGCAAGGAGATGAAGCGGCGAGCCAATATCG AAGCTGCCATTTTGGAAAGCCACGGCATTGAGGTCCCGAGTCCGAGCTGCCACTCCAACGGCGAAGAGGGGGAGATGCAAGAGTTCACCGATCAGGTCAATCAACGTTTCTCAGAGCAG GAAGAGGCACCCACCCAAAGAACGGTGGAGCAACAAGACTCCTCCGTCAAGGCCGCCCCCGAGGCCCTCCCCGGCTCCGCCGTACAAGTGGCAGAACAGAAAGACAAGGATCCAAAAAGGGAAACTGTGGATGAAGAGTGA
- the zgc:91944 gene encoding homeobox-containing protein 1 isoform X5, giving the protein MRHWCVPAATRSTEPLPGRLSVSPPPSDVRTECCRVEPRYTIEQIDLLQRLRLSGMTKPQIVHALESLERLDPDQRPPHCDSHPAPSNNNNNDTLATASAPAPSSSSSASSLSLTSATTQTSGLDGAALSPSNSFEASPPPLYPTSVAVQRSFSYDMVGEEEWDLEEKVEEYMRRDSNLVKEEIKTFLNNRRISQAIVGQVTGISQSYISQWLLQQGLEMSDSKRRAFYRWYLLERNNPGLRWNESQHSVSPRARGGDRDGLAAGASGCLPNPNTNLNPNSNPVWSRQRELLMHLLPWYTATAAQPGATLSMRSMVKEEPDWRAGIMADRPAIVGAPLRLRRGSRFTWRKECQAIMESFFVENQYPDEAKREEIANACNSVIQKPGCKLSEFERVTALKVYNWFANRRKEMKRRANIEAAILESHGIEVPSPSCHSNGEEGEMQEFTDQVNQRFSEQEEAPTQRTVEQQDSSVKAAPEALPGSAVQVAEQKDKDPKRETVDEE; this is encoded by the exons ATGCGACACTGGTGTGTCCCCGCTGCGACCCGAAGCACGGAGCCACTCCCGGGGCGCCTCTCCGTGTCGCCCCCTCCATCAG ATGTCAGAACGGAGTGCTGCAGGGTGGAGCCACGCTACACTATCGAGCAGATCGACCTCCTGCAGCGTCTGCGCCTCTCTGGCATGACCAAACCCCAGATCGTCCATGCCTTGGAGTCTCTGGAGAGGCTCGACCCGGACCAGCGCCCGCCTCACTGTGACTCCCACCCGGCCCCTtccaataataacaacaacgatACGCTCGCCACTGCCTCCGCCCCGGCGCCGTCCTCTTCGTCGTCcgcctcctctctctccctcacctCGGCCACCACGCAGACCTCGGGCCTAGACGGTGCCGCGCTGTCCCCGAGCAACAGCTTTGAGGCCTCACCTCCTCCCCTGTACCCCACCAGCGTGGCTGTGCAGCGCTCGTTCAGCTACGACATGGTCGGGGAGGAGGAGTGGGACCTGGAAGAGAAAGTGGAGGAATACATGAG GAGGGACAGCAATCTAGTAAAAGAGGAGATCAAAACCTTCCTCAACAACCGACGGATCTCTCAGGCAATTGTGGGACAAGTTACAG GTATTAGTCAGAGTTACATCTCGCAGTGGTTGCTGCAGCAGGGCCTGGAGATGAGCGACTCCAAACGCAGAGCTTTTTACCGCTGGTACCTGCTGGAGAGAAATAACCCAG GGCTGAGGTGGAACGAAAGCCAGCACAGCGTGAGCCCCAGGGCCAGGGGAGGGGACAGAGACGGGCTGGCAGCGGGGGCAAGTGGCTGCCTCCCCAACCCCAACACCAACCTCAACCCAAACTCCAACCCCGTGTGGAGCAGGCAGAGAGAGCTGCTGATGCACTTGTTGCCGTGGTACACTGCCACCGCAGCCCAGCCAG GCGCAACTTTATCGATGCGGTCAATGGTGAAGGAGGAACCTGACTGGCGGGCGGGCATCATGGCCGACCGGCCGGCGATAGTCGGGGCGCCGCTGAGGTTGCGTCGAGGAAGCCGCTTCACCTGGAGGAAGGAGTGCCAGGCCATCATGGAGAG CTTTTTTGTGGAGAACCAGTACCCCGATGAGGCAAAGCGGGAGGAGATCGCCAACGCCTGCAACTCGGTCATCCAGAAACCAG GTTGCAAACTGTCCGAGTTTGAGCGTGTGACGGCGTTAAAGGTGTACAACTGGTTCGCTAACCGCCGCAAGGAGATGAAGCGGCGAGCCAATATCG AAGCTGCCATTTTGGAAAGCCACGGCATTGAGGTCCCGAGTCCGAGCTGCCACTCCAACGGCGAAGAGGGGGAGATGCAAGAGTTCACCGATCAGGTCAATCAACGTTTCTCAGAGCAG GAAGAGGCACCCACCCAAAGAACGGTGGAGCAACAAGACTCCTCCGTCAAGGCCGCCCCCGAGGCCCTCCCCGGCTCCGCCGTACAAGTGGCAGAACAGAAAGACAAGGATCCAAAAAGGGAAACTGTGGATGAAGAGTGA